From the genome of Rosettibacter firmus, one region includes:
- a CDS encoding NCS2 family permease — protein MLNNYFQLEKNNTDLKTETLAGITTFLASMYIIIVNPSIISATGMPFEGVLTATILVSSFSSIMMGIYANNPILIAPGMGINAFFTYSVVLGMGIKWEVALGIVFWSGVIFLILSILNIRVLILKSIPKQIRFGISAGIGLFITLIGFTNAKFIVSNPATLISMGKIDTVSITFLIGLMITSFLVTKRLKGALVLGIIITTLLTIPIGRIYGDATANFGTTTLVTWKGLFSMPDFSLLFKLDLIESLNYIYIPVIFSFLFVDMFDSIATFIGVAEAGNLLDESGEPRRIKESLIVDAIATTISGLFGTSSGTSYIESAAGVEEGGRTGLTALIAGLLFLPFMFFSPLLSIIPPIATAPALILVGVFMMKPISKIKWDNFDDSIPAFLGMVLIPLTNSITNGIIWSFISWTIIKLALGKKEEVTLILIVIDIFAVLSLII, from the coding sequence ATGCTTAATAATTATTTCCAGCTGGAGAAAAATAATACTGATTTAAAAACAGAAACTTTAGCGGGAATCACTACATTCTTAGCATCAATGTATATTATTATTGTAAACCCTTCAATCATTTCTGCAACAGGAATGCCATTCGAAGGAGTTTTGACAGCAACAATACTGGTAAGTTCTTTCAGCAGCATTATGATGGGGATATATGCGAATAATCCAATTTTGATTGCACCTGGAATGGGAATAAATGCCTTTTTTACATATTCGGTTGTTTTAGGAATGGGAATTAAATGGGAAGTTGCACTTGGAATTGTTTTCTGGTCGGGAGTAATATTTCTAATATTGTCTATTCTGAATATCAGAGTATTAATTTTAAAATCAATTCCAAAACAAATTAGATTTGGTATTTCTGCTGGCATTGGATTATTCATCACACTAATTGGTTTTACAAATGCAAAATTTATAGTAAGTAATCCAGCCACTTTAATTAGTATGGGGAAAATAGATACTGTATCAATTACTTTTTTAATAGGATTGATGATTACTTCTTTTTTAGTTACTAAAAGATTAAAAGGGGCTCTTGTGCTGGGAATAATCATAACTACATTATTAACAATTCCAATAGGAAGAATTTATGGTGATGCTACTGCTAATTTTGGAACTACTACACTTGTTACCTGGAAAGGATTATTTTCTATGCCAGATTTTAGTTTACTCTTCAAACTTGATCTGATTGAATCTCTAAATTACATCTATATCCCTGTTATATTTTCATTTTTATTTGTTGATATGTTCGATTCAATTGCTACTTTTATTGGAGTAGCAGAAGCTGGAAATTTATTAGATGAATCTGGTGAACCAAGAAGAATTAAGGAATCTCTAATAGTCGATGCAATTGCTACAACAATTTCGGGATTGTTTGGCACAAGCTCTGGAACAAGTTATATTGAATCTGCAGCGGGAGTAGAAGAAGGGGGCAGGACAGGTCTTACTGCATTAATAGCAGGCTTATTGTTTTTACCTTTTATGTTCTTCTCTCCTTTATTATCAATTATACCACCAATAGCAACAGCACCTGCACTGATTCTTGTAGGTGTTTTTATGATGAAACCAATTTCAAAAATAAAATGGGATAACTTTGATGATTCTATTCCAGCATTTTTAGGTATGGTGTTAATCCCTTTAACAAATTCAATAACTAATGGAATTATCTGGAGTTTTATTTCTTGGACTATAATTAAATTAGCTCTTGGCAAGAAAGAAGAAGTTACATTAATTTTAATTGTAATAGATATATTTGCTGTTTTATCACTGATTATATAG
- a CDS encoding AMP nucleosidase, whose product MKTKYQIAKNWLPRYTGTNIDEFGDYLLLTNFYNYVIKFAERFNCDIKGIGRPMQTATNNNGLTIVNFGIGSANAATIMDLLVARNPKGVLFLGKCGGLKHSTEIGNFILPIAAIRGEGTSNDYLPPEVPALPSFKLHKFVSDKIVARNMEYRTGVVYTTNRRLWEWDENFKQYLKRIGAIGIDMETATLFIVGYANQIARGALLLVSDLPMFPEGIKTEESDKLVTQLYTDVHLDIGIEAMTEIGAKGEQIKHFTF is encoded by the coding sequence ATGAAAACTAAATATCAAATAGCAAAAAATTGGCTGCCCAGATATACGGGAACTAATATAGATGAATTTGGTGATTATTTGCTGCTTACAAATTTTTATAATTATGTAATAAAATTTGCAGAAAGATTTAATTGCGATATTAAAGGCATTGGTAGACCAATGCAAACTGCTACTAATAATAATGGCTTAACAATAGTAAACTTTGGTATTGGTTCTGCAAATGCAGCTACAATTATGGATTTACTCGTTGCAAGAAATCCAAAAGGTGTATTATTTCTCGGGAAGTGTGGTGGACTTAAACATTCCACTGAAATTGGAAATTTTATTTTACCAATTGCAGCAATAAGAGGCGAGGGTACAAGTAATGATTATCTTCCCCCTGAAGTTCCTGCATTACCGTCTTTCAAACTTCATAAATTTGTTTCAGATAAAATTGTAGCTCGTAATATGGAATATAGAACTGGTGTTGTTTATACAACAAATAGAAGATTGTGGGAATGGGATGAGAATTTTAAGCAATACTTAAAAAGGATTGGAGCTATCGGAATCGATATGGAAACTGCAACTCTGTTCATTGTTGGTTATGCAAATCAAATTGCAAGAGGTGCATTGTTGCTTGTCTCGGATTTACCAATGTTTCCTGAAGGAATAAAAACAGAAGAGTCTGATAAACTTGTTACACAATTATATACCGATGTTCATCTTGATATTGGTATTGAAGCTATGACAGAAATTGGTGCTAAAGGAGAACAAATAAAACATTTTACTTTTTAA
- a CDS encoding phosphatase PAP2 family protein: protein MGEFFYQIDLAVFYFINHTLSNTLFDKFFVFITDVKNWFITYLILYLILIIKGGKRGRISSIILILLVITSDQLSSFYLKNLFARIRPCNVLNDVNLLVGCTNSFSFPSSHAVNNFAVALFFSKLFPKYKWILISVASLIALSRPYVGVHYPSDILGGAIIGIILGILFSYPVKFIEKYLEGKNKKGNNYEN, encoded by the coding sequence ATGGGTGAATTTTTCTATCAAATAGATCTTGCAGTATTTTATTTCATAAATCATACTTTATCAAATACATTATTCGATAAATTCTTTGTATTTATAACCGATGTAAAAAACTGGTTCATTACTTATCTAATATTGTATCTTATACTTATTATTAAAGGAGGAAAAAGAGGAAGAATTTCTTCTATCATTTTGATTTTACTGGTAATTACTTCTGACCAATTAAGTAGTTTTTATTTAAAAAACCTTTTTGCAAGAATAAGACCCTGCAATGTTCTTAATGATGTAAATTTATTGGTTGGATGTACAAATTCATTTTCATTTCCTTCTTCACACGCAGTTAATAATTTTGCAGTTGCTTTATTCTTTAGTAAACTTTTTCCTAAGTATAAATGGATTTTAATTAGTGTTGCATCACTAATTGCTTTATCGCGACCATATGTTGGTGTTCACTATCCTTCTGATATTTTAGGAGGTGCAATTATTGGAATTATTCTTGGAATTTTATTTTCGTATCCAGTGAAATTTATTGAAAAATATTTAGAAGGAAAGAACAAAAAGGGAAATAACTATGAAAACTAA